A section of the Desulfonatronum thioautotrophicum genome encodes:
- a CDS encoding BON domain-containing protein yields MKTLIAVVIGVIIGAGVVLFLGTDNPVATLQETEERDTQEMQEPGDALQEVGEQARQTWDATLEALQLRAEDIQEELAEDGQIIRRRARDFGKATVDAAMDTRTTGIITAKLAADQDLSVFDISVSTTGGRVTLSGTVESPELIGKATALALQTDGVREVVSNIQVE; encoded by the coding sequence ATGAAAACACTGATAGCCGTAGTGATCGGAGTCATTATTGGTGCCGGGGTAGTTTTGTTTTTAGGAACTGATAACCCGGTGGCTACTTTGCAGGAAACCGAGGAACGCGACACGCAAGAGATGCAAGAACCGGGTGATGCGCTTCAAGAGGTCGGCGAACAGGCAAGACAAACCTGGGATGCGACATTGGAGGCTTTGCAATTGCGTGCCGAGGATATCCAGGAGGAACTAGCCGAGGACGGCCAAATTATCCGCCGCAGGGCCCGGGATTTTGGCAAGGCCACCGTGGATGCGGCCATGGACACACGGACCACTGGGATCATTACCGCCAAACTGGCGGCGGACCAGGATCTATCCGTCTTCGATATCTCCGTTTCCACGACGGGGGGACGAGTGACGCTCTCAGGTACGGTTGAATCCCCGGAACTCATTGGCAAAGCGACAGCTCTGGCCCTCCAAACCGACGGCGTCCGCGAAGTCGTTTCCAATATCCAAGTGGAGTAG
- a CDS encoding Druantia anti-phage system protein DruA yields the protein WVDAPNLASRILSMTQKRIAHDWMHCYQYAPVLIETFVETPRFPGTCYKAANWTWLGTTKGVGRLGNSHKPTLPQKNIWVYPLKKRFRQILCSNVQ from the coding sequence TGGGTCGACGCACCAAACTTGGCCTCACGCATCTTGAGCATGACACAAAAAAGAATTGCCCATGACTGGATGCACTGCTATCAATATGCGCCCGTACTCATCGAAACCTTCGTGGAAACCCCAAGATTCCCGGGAACCTGCTACAAAGCTGCAAACTGGACTTGGCTGGGAACTACAAAAGGTGTCGGCAGGCTTGGAAACTCCCACAAACCAACTCTCCCCCAGAAAAACATTTGGGTTTATCCGCTCAAAAAAAGATTCCGGCAGATCCTTTGCTCAAATGTTCAGTAG
- a CDS encoding transketolase → MRLKCLYRIFYRKTWKSSECNRIEQEVYMHESNSRLTEIARRLRQLILACTTEAGSGHPTSSLSAVELMAALMFGADTKGSPFFRFDPDTPNYPNNDRLIFSKGHASPLFYALWAMAGKLSERELLTYRKMNSPLEGHPTRRFAYTEAATGSLGQGLGVGLGMALNAKYLDKLPYRTFVLLGDSEMSEGAQWEAVQIAARYGLGGLIGIMDVNRLGQCGETMFGHDIEAHARRIEAFGWRTVLVEDGHDFKQVLTGLEQALVVGDGPVMLIARTLKGKGVALAEDKNGWHGKPLSQEQAQEALEQLGEATSGITASLTAPENLVPEKIHVGKLSEPAYEPGEQVASREAYGRALSRLGAVHPEMVVLDAEVSNSTKAELFKKEFPERFFEMFVAEQNMVSTALGLSIRGKLVFVSSFAAFLVRAYDQVRMARYSDANLKFCGSHAGVSIGEDGPSQMGLEDIAFFRTILDCVVLYPSDAVSTERLVEAAAAHHGMVYLRTTRGKTTLLYDVNERFPLGGCKILREDSADRATLVAAGITVHEALAAAEILAKQGTSVRVM, encoded by the coding sequence TTGAGGTTGAAATGCCTGTATCGAATTTTTTATCGAAAAACTTGGAAAAGTTCAGAATGCAACCGTATCGAACAGGAGGTTTATATGCATGAGAGCAACTCCAGACTCACGGAAATTGCCCGGCGGCTGCGCCAGTTGATCCTGGCCTGTACAACGGAAGCCGGTTCGGGACATCCGACCTCTTCGCTGTCCGCTGTGGAACTGATGGCGGCCTTGATGTTCGGGGCGGATACCAAAGGCAGTCCTTTTTTTCGTTTTGATCCCGACACCCCCAATTATCCGAACAATGACCGCCTGATATTCTCCAAGGGGCACGCTTCGCCCTTGTTCTATGCGCTCTGGGCCATGGCCGGAAAGCTGAGCGAGAGGGAACTCCTGACCTACAGGAAAATGAACAGCCCTTTGGAAGGGCACCCCACCAGGCGCTTCGCCTACACCGAGGCGGCTACAGGTTCTCTGGGCCAGGGTTTAGGTGTCGGTCTGGGTATGGCGCTGAACGCCAAGTATCTGGACAAGCTGCCCTACCGGACGTTCGTGCTTTTGGGCGACAGCGAAATGTCCGAGGGGGCGCAGTGGGAAGCCGTCCAGATCGCGGCACGTTATGGGCTGGGGGGGCTGATTGGCATCATGGACGTGAACCGGCTCGGTCAGTGCGGAGAAACAATGTTCGGCCACGATATAGAAGCGCATGCCCGAAGGATCGAAGCGTTCGGCTGGAGAACCGTCCTGGTGGAGGATGGCCACGATTTCAAACAGGTGCTTACCGGATTGGAACAGGCCCTGGTCGTTGGAGACGGGCCGGTGATGCTCATAGCCCGCACCCTCAAGGGTAAGGGGGTGGCACTTGCTGAGGACAAGAACGGCTGGCACGGCAAGCCATTGTCCCAGGAACAGGCCCAGGAGGCATTGGAGCAGCTTGGCGAGGCAACATCAGGGATCACGGCCAGCCTGACAGCGCCAGAAAACCTTGTTCCCGAAAAGATTCACGTCGGAAAGTTGTCGGAACCAGCCTATGAGCCGGGAGAACAGGTCGCCAGCCGCGAGGCATACGGTCGGGCCTTGTCCCGCCTGGGAGCGGTCCACCCTGAAATGGTGGTGCTGGATGCCGAAGTGAGCAATTCGACAAAAGCAGAGTTGTTCAAGAAAGAGTTTCCCGAAAGGTTTTTCGAGATGTTCGTGGCGGAGCAGAACATGGTTTCCACGGCACTCGGGCTCTCGATACGGGGAAAGCTGGTGTTTGTTTCCTCTTTTGCCGCATTTCTGGTCCGAGCCTACGACCAGGTGCGTATGGCCCGCTACTCGGACGCCAACCTCAAATTCTGCGGTTCGCACGCCGGGGTTTCCATTGGCGAGGACGGTCCGTCCCAGATGGGCCTGGAGGATATCGCCTTTTTTCGCACTATTCTGGACTGCGTCGTACTGTACCCTAGCGACGCCGTGAGTACCGAGAGGCTGGTTGAAGCGGCCGCCGCGCACCACGGCATGGTCTACCTGCGCACCACCAGGGGCAAGACCACGCTGCTCTACGATGTGAACGAACGGTTCCCCCTTGGCGGCTGCAAGATCTTGCGGGAAGACTCCGCGGACAGGGCCACGCTTGTTGCCGCAGGTATCACCGTGCACGAGGCGCTTGCCGCGGCCGAAATCCTTGCGAAACAGGGGACATCGGTGCGTGTAATGTAA
- a CDS encoding superoxide dismutase, which translates to MSTTASQTTPFVLEPLPYADNTLEPVITAQTIGYHYGKHHQTYVDKLNDLIPGTEYAGMGLEQIISIASDRDPDVAIFNNAAQVWNHNFYWKSMRRDGGGEPPVMLKQQIEASFGSVAECKKQLTKAAVSQFGSGWAWLVLEAEQLKVVKTANAGVPFTAGQIPLLTIDVWEHAYYLDYQNRRAAYVEAVLDKLVNWEFALENMG; encoded by the coding sequence ATGAGTACAACAGCAAGCCAGACAACACCGTTCGTCCTGGAGCCGCTCCCTTATGCGGATAACACCCTGGAACCGGTGATAACCGCACAGACCATCGGGTATCATTACGGGAAGCATCATCAGACTTATGTGGACAAGCTCAATGATCTCATCCCAGGGACGGAATATGCCGGTATGGGGCTTGAGCAGATCATTTCCATAGCTTCGGACAGGGATCCGGACGTGGCGATATTCAACAATGCGGCTCAGGTCTGGAATCATAACTTTTACTGGAAAAGCATGCGGCGCGATGGCGGAGGGGAGCCACCCGTAATGTTGAAGCAACAAATCGAAGCATCTTTTGGCAGTGTGGCCGAATGCAAGAAACAGCTGACCAAGGCCGCCGTCTCCCAGTTCGGCAGCGGTTGGGCCTGGTTGGTCCTCGAGGCGGAACAACTCAAGGTGGTCAAGACGGCCAACGCCGGGGTTCCCTTTACAGCCGGGCAGATCCCCCTGCTGACCATCGACGTCTGGGAGCACGCCTATTACTTGGACTACCAGAACCGTCGTGCGGCCTATGTGGAGGCCGTCCTGGACAAACTGGTGAACTGGGAATTCGCCCTGGAGAATATGGGCTGA